Proteins encoded within one genomic window of Candidatus Peregrinibacteria bacterium:
- a CDS encoding type I restriction enzyme HsdR N-terminal domain-containing protein → MLTKSKKHKLLLKLKEYQKMYFNNKITDLDESGTRLMINFFLTDVLGFTPIEEVKTEYMIRGTYADYVVQKKGVRHFLVEVKSLSLELSDKHLRQAINYGANEGIEWALLTNGKNFELYKILFNKPIESKKIFTIDLSSQELIKDNVEILQYLHTESVAKKGLDLLWAKHVALDPASVASLLYAPPIINFIRRALKKKYKNNVSPEEVTTSINQIICEAIQLDNVKHIKFRKERKKKNGNNDEKNVNIQIPCQPPSIE, encoded by the coding sequence ATGTTAACGAAAAGCAAAAAACATAAATTACTTTTAAAACTGAAGGAATACCAGAAAATGTATTTCAATAACAAAATTACTGATCTTGATGAGTCTGGGACAAGATTAATGATTAACTTCTTTCTTACTGATGTACTCGGTTTTACCCCAATAGAAGAGGTGAAGACAGAATATATGATTAGAGGCACATATGCTGATTATGTAGTTCAGAAAAAAGGTGTTCGTCATTTTTTAGTCGAAGTAAAATCACTGTCACTAGAACTTTCGGATAAACACCTGAGACAAGCAATCAACTATGGGGCAAATGAAGGAATTGAGTGGGCGTTGCTTACTAATGGAAAAAACTTTGAATTGTATAAAATTCTTTTTAACAAGCCTATTGAATCAAAAAAAATATTCACCATTGATTTAAGTTCTCAAGAATTGATCAAGGACAATGTAGAGATTTTACAATATTTGCATACGGAATCTGTTGCAAAAAAAGGCTTAGATCTTCTTTGGGCTAAGCATGTAGCACTAGATCCTGCAAGTGTCGCAAGCTTACTGTATGCTCCACCAATTATTAATTTCATCAGAAGGGCATTAAAAAAGAAGTATAAAAATAATGTCTCTCCCGAAGAAGTAACAACGTCAATTAATCAAATCATTTGTGAAGCAATTCAGCTTGATAACGTAAAACACATCAAATTTAGAAAAGAAAGAAAGAAAAAAAATGGTAATAATGATGAGAAAAACGTAAACATACAAATTCCCTGCCAGCCGCCAAGCATTGAGTGA
- the tuf gene encoding elongation factor Tu: MADNVFQRTKPHVNVGTIGHVDHGKTTLTAAITTVLSKKIGGTNVAKAFDQIDNAPEEKARGITISTSHVEYETAKRHYAHVDCPGHADYVKNMITGAAQMDGAILVCSAADGPMPQTREHILLARQVGVPCIVVFLNKVDMVDDPELLDLVEMELRELLSKYEFPGTEIPFIKGSALKALENPDNDEATKCIMELADALDTYIPTPVRELSKPFLMPIEDIFSIKGRGTVATGRIELGIVKVNDEVEIVGIRETRKVTVTGVEMFKKLLDQGQAGDNVGVLLRGIEREEIERGQVLAKPGSITPHTEFESEVYVLSKDEGGRHTPFFKGYKPQFYIRTTDVTGEITLPDGVEMVMPGDNIKMTVKLGCPIALTDQTKFAIREGGRTVGAGVVTKILK, from the coding sequence ATGGCTGACAATGTATTTCAGCGAACCAAGCCTCATGTGAACGTGGGAACAATTGGACACGTAGATCATGGGAAGACCACTCTTACTGCTGCCATCACAACAGTCCTTTCAAAAAAAATTGGAGGTACAAATGTTGCCAAAGCTTTTGATCAAATTGACAATGCACCTGAAGAGAAGGCACGCGGTATTACTATTTCTACTTCGCATGTTGAGTATGAAACAGCAAAGAGACATTATGCGCACGTTGATTGTCCCGGACATGCTGACTACGTAAAGAACATGATTACTGGTGCAGCTCAGATGGACGGTGCTATTCTTGTGTGTTCTGCTGCAGATGGTCCAATGCCACAGACAAGAGAGCATATACTCCTCGCAAGACAGGTGGGAGTTCCATGTATTGTGGTATTTCTTAACAAAGTGGATATGGTGGATGATCCAGAGCTTCTCGATCTCGTCGAAATGGAGCTTCGAGAACTTCTCTCAAAATATGAATTCCCAGGAACTGAAATTCCATTCATTAAAGGATCCGCTCTCAAGGCGCTTGAAAATCCAGATAACGATGAAGCGACAAAGTGTATCATGGAGCTTGCAGATGCTCTCGACACATATATTCCTACTCCGGTTCGAGAACTTTCCAAGCCATTCCTCATGCCGATCGAAGACATTTTCTCAATCAAAGGACGAGGAACTGTAGCAACTGGGCGAATTGAGCTCGGAATTGTAAAGGTAAATGATGAGGTGGAGATCGTTGGAATTCGTGAGACACGCAAGGTAACGGTTACCGGAGTGGAAATGTTCAAAAAGCTTCTCGATCAAGGACAGGCCGGAGACAACGTGGGAGTGCTGCTTCGAGGAATTGAGCGTGAGGAAATTGAGCGAGGACAAGTTCTCGCAAAGCCGGGCTCAATTACTCCTCATACAGAATTTGAGTCTGAGGTTTATGTACTCTCCAAGGATGAAGGAGGAAGACATACTCCATTCTTTAAGGGATACAAGCCTCAATTTTATATCCGAACAACAGATGTTACCGGTGAAATCACTCTTCCAGACGGAGTAGAAATGGTAATGCCGGGAGATAACATCAAAATGACGGTGAAACTTGGTTGCCCTATCGCTCTTACAGATCAGACAAAATTTGCTATTCGAGAAGGAGGTCGAACTGTTGGAGCAGGAGTTGTTACCAAAATTCTCAAATAG
- the aroC gene encoding chorismate synthase: MNTFGHIFRVTIFGESHGGAVGCVIDGCPPKLKISTAEIEKELKRRATGQSEITSGRKEDDKVEILSGVENGVTLGTPICMIVQNKDAKPEDYKNLEHLYRPSHADFTYEKKYGIRSKSGGGRASARETTARVMAGVLAKKILQQTGIEILAYVSNVKNIETEIDPEKVTFGAIQKNEIRCPDEKKAKEMISLITKMKAEGNSVGGVITGIVKNCPIGLGEPVFDKLEADLAKALMSLPATKGFEIGSGFAGTHMTGKEHNDPFYQKKDGMIGTKTNNSGGIQGGISNGENIVLRVAFKPTSTISIPQETVDDNGKPKTLKNVHGRHDPCVLPRAVPIVEAMMAIVIADHYLRAKSIF, translated from the coding sequence ATGAACACCTTCGGACACATCTTTCGGGTCACAATTTTTGGAGAATCTCACGGCGGAGCGGTTGGATGCGTGATTGATGGCTGTCCGCCGAAACTCAAAATTTCCACAGCGGAAATTGAGAAAGAACTCAAAAGACGAGCAACGGGACAAAGTGAAATCACTTCCGGAAGAAAAGAGGATGACAAAGTGGAAATTCTTTCGGGGGTAGAAAATGGAGTAACTTTGGGAACGCCGATTTGCATGATCGTGCAAAATAAAGATGCAAAGCCTGAAGATTATAAAAATCTGGAACATCTCTATCGTCCGAGTCATGCGGATTTTACGTATGAAAAAAAGTATGGAATTCGCTCAAAATCTGGTGGAGGAAGAGCAAGTGCGCGCGAAACAACCGCTCGAGTCATGGCGGGAGTTTTGGCAAAGAAGATTCTTCAGCAAACAGGAATAGAAATTCTCGCATATGTTTCGAATGTGAAAAATATTGAAACGGAAATTGATCCGGAGAAAGTAACGTTCGGAGCAATTCAGAAAAATGAGATTCGTTGTCCGGATGAAAAAAAGGCAAAGGAAATGATTTCTCTGATTACAAAAATGAAAGCAGAAGGAAATTCTGTTGGAGGCGTCATTACTGGAATTGTGAAAAATTGTCCAATTGGGCTTGGCGAGCCAGTTTTCGATAAACTCGAAGCAGATTTGGCAAAAGCGCTGATGTCACTTCCCGCCACAAAAGGTTTTGAAATCGGCTCTGGATTTGCCGGAACACACATGACCGGAAAAGAGCATAATGATCCATTTTATCAGAAAAAAGATGGAATGATTGGCACAAAAACGAATAATTCCGGCGGAATTCAGGGCGGAATTTCAAATGGAGAAAATATTGTCCTTCGTGTTGCTTTTAAGCCAACTTCGACGATTAGCATTCCCCAAGAAACTGTCGACGATAATGGAAAGCCGAAAACTTTGAAAAATGTCCACGGAAGACATGATCCGTGCGTTCTTCCGCGTGCCGTTCCCATCGTGGAAGCGATGATGGCAATTGTGATTGCGGATCATTATTTGAGGGCGAAATCCATTTTCTGA
- the rpsJ gene encoding 30S ribosomal protein S10: MATKSPTAPQLQKIRITLKSFDHTVIDKACRTILETVSRTGAIIAGPVPLPVHIKKITLNKSTFVHKDSREQYEIRTHKRLIDLSDATPQTIEALSNLHLPAGVDVSVKMITEK, from the coding sequence ATGGCTACAAAATCCCCCACCGCTCCTCAACTTCAAAAAATTCGAATTACATTGAAGAGTTTTGACCACACCGTCATCGACAAAGCGTGCAGAACTATTTTGGAAACAGTATCCCGAACAGGGGCGATTATCGCTGGTCCTGTACCGCTTCCAGTCCATATTAAAAAAATAACTCTCAATAAATCTACATTTGTACACAAGGATTCACGCGAGCAGTATGAGATTCGCACACATAAAAGACTGATCGATTTAAGTGATGCGACGCCACAAACCATCGAAGCGCTTTCCAATCTTCACCTTCCTGCTGGTGTAGATGTTTCGGTGAAGATGATTACGGAGAAGTGA
- a CDS encoding DUF4325 domain-containing protein, whose amino-acid sequence MISKTKILQLAQKRGKIRTSDIVKEFHVSRQYIHRLTQELVENHALIKIGTTRSAFYVLLEYAKKHQKIFPFRYAKTFPNVALQEDRVFEQVRTAFPPFKKLPENIQSIFTYGFSEMLNNAIEHSESKNIRIKVALQKKILSFCIDDVGVGVFRNIMQKRKLHSELEAIQDLLKGKTTTMPKSHSGEGIFFTSKVCDLFILESFGHQLIVNNEIPDVFVSTEQKIKNGTRVVFQIKISSQRHLNDVFSLYTNIGAESDYGFDKTEIRVKLYTVSGIHISRSQARRILSGLEKFKIIIFDFEKVPLVGQAFADEIFRVFQNKNPHIRLETENMNDGVKFMIERAKNEAKIPKS is encoded by the coding sequence ATGATTTCAAAAACGAAAATACTCCAATTGGCTCAGAAAAGAGGAAAGATCAGAACTTCCGATATCGTGAAGGAATTTCATGTTTCCCGGCAATATATTCATCGCTTGACGCAAGAACTGGTCGAAAATCACGCTCTTATCAAGATTGGAACAACAAGATCTGCTTTTTATGTTCTTCTGGAATACGCGAAGAAACATCAGAAAATATTTCCTTTCCGTTACGCCAAAACATTTCCAAATGTTGCTCTTCAGGAAGACAGGGTTTTTGAGCAAGTGAGGACTGCATTTCCTCCATTCAAAAAGCTTCCAGAAAATATCCAAAGCATTTTTACCTACGGATTTTCTGAAATGCTGAATAATGCCATCGAACATTCTGAGTCAAAGAATATTCGTATAAAAGTCGCTCTTCAAAAGAAAATTTTATCATTTTGTATTGATGATGTTGGAGTAGGAGTTTTTCGAAATATCATGCAGAAGCGAAAATTGCACTCTGAACTTGAGGCAATCCAAGACCTTCTCAAAGGAAAAACGACAACGATGCCAAAATCTCACTCGGGAGAAGGAATATTCTTTACTTCAAAAGTCTGTGATCTGTTTATTCTTGAGAGTTTTGGACATCAGCTGATCGTGAATAATGAAATTCCCGATGTATTTGTGAGCACGGAGCAAAAAATAAAAAATGGGACAAGAGTTGTATTTCAGATCAAAATTTCCTCACAACGCCACTTGAATGATGTTTTCAGTCTTTACACCAATATTGGCGCGGAGAGTGATTATGGCTTTGATAAAACGGAAATACGAGTGAAGCTCTACACAGTAAGTGGAATTCATATTTCCAGATCTCAGGCGCGGAGAATTCTTTCTGGTCTCGAAAAATTCAAAATCATCATCTTCGATTTTGAAAAAGTTCCCCTTGTTGGACAGGCATTCGCTGATGAAATTTTTCGCGTTTTTCAAAATAAAAATCCACACATACGTCTCGAAACAGAGAACATGAATGACGGCGTGAAATTTATGATTGAGCGTGCGAAAAATGAGGCAAAAATTCCAAAGTCATAG